In Zonotrichia leucophrys gambelii isolate GWCS_2022_RI chromosome 12, RI_Zleu_2.0, whole genome shotgun sequence, a single genomic region encodes these proteins:
- the CRBN gene encoding protein cereblon isoform X4 — protein MAAEDRGGEPRDNMGNHLQLVPVESEEEDDTEMEVEDQDSKEAEKPNIINFDTSLPTSHVYLGSDMEEFHGRTVHDDDSCQLIPVLPRVMVMLIPGQTLPLQLFRPQEVSMVRNLIQKDRTFAVLAYSNAHEREAHFGTTAEIYAYREEQEYGVETVKVKAIGRQRFKVLEIRTQSDGIQQAKVQILPERVLPPTMAAVQLQSLSRCHVLPSSKPTSWHDRAIRQWWQKYQKRKFHCASLTSWPPWLYSLYDAETLMERVKRQLHEWDENLKDESLPSNPVDFSYRVAACLPIDDALRIQLLKIGSAVQRLRCELDIMNKCTSLCCKQCQDTEITTKNEIFSLSLCGPMAAYVNPHGYIHETLTVYKASNLSLSGRPSTEHSWFPGYAWTIAQCRLCGSHMGWKFTATRKELCPPRFWGLTRSALLPRMPEDAEDAERGRSPLLCL, from the exons TAGAGAGCGAGGAAGAGGATGACACTGAAATGGAAGTGGAAGACCAGGATAGtaaagaagctgagaagccaAACATCATTAACTTTGATACCAGTTTGCCCACATCACATGTG TACCTGGGCTCGGACATGGAGGAGTTCCACGGCAGGACGGTGCACGATGACGACAGCTGCCAGCTGATCCCCGTGCTGCCCCGGGTGATGGTGATGCTGATCCCCGGCCAGACGCTGCCGCTGCAGCTCTTCCGCCCCCAAGAGGTTAGCATGGTGCGGAATTTAATTCAGAAAGACAGAACCTTTGCTGTCCTTGCATACAG CAATGCACATGAGAGGGAAGCACATTTTGGGACGACAGCAGAAATCTATGCCtacagagaagagcaggaatATGGAGTTGAAACAGTCAAGGTGAAAGCAATAGGAAGACAGAGGTTCAAGGTGCTTGAAATACGAACACAGTCAGATGG AATCCAGCAGGCTAAGGTTCAAATCCTGCCTGAGCGGGTGCTGCCTCCCAccatggcagcagtgcagctgcagtcTCTCAGCAGGTGCCACGTGCTGCCCTCTTCCAAACCCACCTCCTGGCACGACAGGGCCATCAGGCAGTGGTGGCAGAAGTACCAGAAG AGGAAGTTCCACTGTGCAAGTTTGACATCTTGGCCCCCCTGGCTCTACTCTCTCTATGATGCT GAAACCTTGATGGAGAGAGTCAAGAGGCAGCTCCACGAGTGGGATGAAAACCTCAAAGATGAATCTCTGCCATCAAACCCAGTAG ATTTTTCTTACAGAgttgctgcctgcctgcccatTGATGATGCTCTGCGTATCCAGCTGCTCAAAATaggcagtgctgtgcagaggCTGCGCTGTGAGCTGGATATCATGAACAAA TGCACATCTCTGTGTTGTAAGCAATGCCAGGACACAGAAATAACTACCAAGAATGAAATATTCAG CTTGTCCCTGTGTGGGCCCATGGCAGCCTATGTGAATCCCCACGGGTACATCCATGAAACCCTCACTGTTTATAAAGCCTCCAACCTGAGCCTCAGTGGACGCCCctccacagagcacagctggttCCCTGG CTACGCCTGGACCATCGCGCAGTGCCGCCTCTGCGGCAGCCACATGGGCTGGAAGTTCACGGCCaccaggaaggagctgtgtccccccaggttcTGGGGGCTGACGCGCTCGGCGCTGCTGCCGCGCATGCCCGAGGACGCGGAGGACGCGGAGCGCGGCCGCTCgcccctgctgtgcctgtga
- the CRBN gene encoding protein cereblon isoform X5 translates to MAAEDRGGEPRDNMGNHLQLVPESEEEDDTEMEVEDQDSKEAEKPNIINFDTSLPTSHVYLGSDMEEFHGRTVHDDDSCQLIPVLPRVMVMLIPGQTLPLQLFRPQEVSMVRNLIQKDRTFAVLAYSNAHEREAHFGTTAEIYAYREEQEYGVETVKVKAIGRQRFKVLEIRTQSDGIQQAKVQILPERVLPPTMAAVQLQSLSRCHVLPSSKPTSWHDRAIRQWWQKYQKRKFHCASLTSWPPWLYSLYDAETLMERVKRQLHEWDENLKDESLPSNPVDFSYRVAACLPIDDALRIQLLKIGSAVQRLRCELDIMNKCTSLCCKQCQDTEITTKNEIFSLSLCGPMAAYVNPHGYIHETLTVYKASNLSLSGRPSTEHSWFPGYAWTIAQCRLCGSHMGWKFTATRKELCPPRFWGLTRSALLPRMPEDAEDAERGRSPLLCL, encoded by the exons AGAGCGAGGAAGAGGATGACACTGAAATGGAAGTGGAAGACCAGGATAGtaaagaagctgagaagccaAACATCATTAACTTTGATACCAGTTTGCCCACATCACATGTG TACCTGGGCTCGGACATGGAGGAGTTCCACGGCAGGACGGTGCACGATGACGACAGCTGCCAGCTGATCCCCGTGCTGCCCCGGGTGATGGTGATGCTGATCCCCGGCCAGACGCTGCCGCTGCAGCTCTTCCGCCCCCAAGAGGTTAGCATGGTGCGGAATTTAATTCAGAAAGACAGAACCTTTGCTGTCCTTGCATACAG CAATGCACATGAGAGGGAAGCACATTTTGGGACGACAGCAGAAATCTATGCCtacagagaagagcaggaatATGGAGTTGAAACAGTCAAGGTGAAAGCAATAGGAAGACAGAGGTTCAAGGTGCTTGAAATACGAACACAGTCAGATGG AATCCAGCAGGCTAAGGTTCAAATCCTGCCTGAGCGGGTGCTGCCTCCCAccatggcagcagtgcagctgcagtcTCTCAGCAGGTGCCACGTGCTGCCCTCTTCCAAACCCACCTCCTGGCACGACAGGGCCATCAGGCAGTGGTGGCAGAAGTACCAGAAG AGGAAGTTCCACTGTGCAAGTTTGACATCTTGGCCCCCCTGGCTCTACTCTCTCTATGATGCT GAAACCTTGATGGAGAGAGTCAAGAGGCAGCTCCACGAGTGGGATGAAAACCTCAAAGATGAATCTCTGCCATCAAACCCAGTAG ATTTTTCTTACAGAgttgctgcctgcctgcccatTGATGATGCTCTGCGTATCCAGCTGCTCAAAATaggcagtgctgtgcagaggCTGCGCTGTGAGCTGGATATCATGAACAAA TGCACATCTCTGTGTTGTAAGCAATGCCAGGACACAGAAATAACTACCAAGAATGAAATATTCAG CTTGTCCCTGTGTGGGCCCATGGCAGCCTATGTGAATCCCCACGGGTACATCCATGAAACCCTCACTGTTTATAAAGCCTCCAACCTGAGCCTCAGTGGACGCCCctccacagagcacagctggttCCCTGG CTACGCCTGGACCATCGCGCAGTGCCGCCTCTGCGGCAGCCACATGGGCTGGAAGTTCACGGCCaccaggaaggagctgtgtccccccaggttcTGGGGGCTGACGCGCTCGGCGCTGCTGCCGCGCATGCCCGAGGACGCGGAGGACGCGGAGCGCGGCCGCTCgcccctgctgtgcctgtga
- the TRNT1 gene encoding CCA tRNA nucleotidyltransferase 1, mitochondrial isoform X1, whose amino-acid sequence MWAELWVVPRRAGLRLLRRRHGGSGSGTSTGTGTMRLQAPQFQALFTPGLRSVAELFEKKNYELRIAGGAVRDLLSGVTPQDIDFATTATPAEMKEMFTAAGVRLINNKGEKHGTITARLHEENFEITTLRIDVVTDGRHAEVEFTTDWHKDAERRDLTVNSMFLGLDGTLYDFFNGYEDLKNKKIRFVGKAAERIQEDYLRILRYFRFYGRIAEKPGDHEPITLEAIKENAKGLAGISGERIWVELKKILLGNHVNHLVQLMYELDIAQYIGLPLGGNLEEFARVSKNIQNLSPKPMTVLTSLFKGKDDVTNLDLRLKISKEEKNLGLFLVKHRQELTKGSGPEPLRPYQDFLMDSREANTNSKLFELLKYQGEEQLLKEMQEWAVPSFPVSGHDLRKMGVSSGKEIGTALQQLRDEWKKSGYHMDKEELLSCLKKL is encoded by the exons ATgtgggctgagctctgggttGTGCCCCGCAGGGCCGGGCTGCGGCTGCTGCGGCGGCGGCAcggcgggagcggctccggcACCAGCACCGGCACGGGCACCATGAGGCTGCAGGCGCCGCAGTTCCAGGCGCTCTTCACGCCGGGGCTGCGCAGCGTGGCCG aaCTGTTTGAGAAGAAGAACTACGAGCTGAGAAtagcaggaggggctgtgagggatTTACTGAGCGGAGTGACACCACAGGACATCGATTttgccaccacagccaccccagcagAGATGAAGGAGATGTTCACAGCAGCTGGGGTTCGTCTGATCAataacaaaggagaaaaacacgGCACCATCACTGCCAGG CTCCACGAAGAGAATTTTGAAATCACCACTCTGCGCATTGACGTGGTGACGGACGGGCGGCACGCGGAGGTGGAGTTCACCACGGACTGGCACAAGGATGCTGAGAGGAGGGACCTCACTGTCAACTCCATGTTTTTGG gtttGGATGGGACACTCTATGATTTCTTTAATGGCTATGAAGacttgaaaaacaagaaaatcagaTTTGTGGGCAAGGCAGCTGAGAGAATACAAGAAGATTATTTAAGAATTCTGAGATACTTCAG atTTTATGGAAGAATTGCAGAGAAACCTGGAGATCATGAACCTATTACACTGGAAGCAATTAAAGAAAATGCCAAAGGCTTGGCTGGAATATCAGGAGAAAGGATTTGGGtggaactgaaaaaaattctgcttggAAACCATGTCAATCATTTGGTTCAGCTTATGTATGAGCTGGATATTGCCCAGTACATAG GGCTACCACTTGGTGGGAATTTAGAGGAATTTGCCAGAGTCAGTAAAAACATCCAAAACCTGTCTCCAAAACCCATGACTGTCCTGACATCCTTGTTCAAGGGGAAGGATGATGTCACAAACCTGGACCTGAGgctgaaaatctccaaggaaGAAAAGAACCTTGGCCTTTTCTTGGTGAAGCACAGGCAGGAATTAACCAAAGGCTCGGGGCCAGAACCACTCAGACCATACCAGGACTTCCTGATGGAT TCTAGGGAAGCCAACACCAACTCCAAGCTCTTTGAGCTGCTGAAGTACCaaggggaggagcagctgctgaaggagaTGCAGGAATGGGCTGTGCCCTCGTTCCCTGTCAGTGGCCACGACCTCAGGAAGATGGGGGTGTCCTCGGGGAAGGAGAttgggacagccctgcagcagctgcggGATGAGTGGAAAAAGAGCGGCTACCACATGGACAAAGAGGAACTGCTGAGCTGCCTCAAGAAGCTGTAG
- the TRNT1 gene encoding CCA tRNA nucleotidyltransferase 1, mitochondrial isoform X2: protein MRLQAPQFQALFTPGLRSVAELFEKKNYELRIAGGAVRDLLSGVTPQDIDFATTATPAEMKEMFTAAGVRLINNKGEKHGTITARLHEENFEITTLRIDVVTDGRHAEVEFTTDWHKDAERRDLTVNSMFLGLDGTLYDFFNGYEDLKNKKIRFVGKAAERIQEDYLRILRYFRFYGRIAEKPGDHEPITLEAIKENAKGLAGISGERIWVELKKILLGNHVNHLVQLMYELDIAQYIGLPLGGNLEEFARVSKNIQNLSPKPMTVLTSLFKGKDDVTNLDLRLKISKEEKNLGLFLVKHRQELTKGSGPEPLRPYQDFLMDSREANTNSKLFELLKYQGEEQLLKEMQEWAVPSFPVSGHDLRKMGVSSGKEIGTALQQLRDEWKKSGYHMDKEELLSCLKKL, encoded by the exons ATGAGGCTGCAGGCGCCGCAGTTCCAGGCGCTCTTCACGCCGGGGCTGCGCAGCGTGGCCG aaCTGTTTGAGAAGAAGAACTACGAGCTGAGAAtagcaggaggggctgtgagggatTTACTGAGCGGAGTGACACCACAGGACATCGATTttgccaccacagccaccccagcagAGATGAAGGAGATGTTCACAGCAGCTGGGGTTCGTCTGATCAataacaaaggagaaaaacacgGCACCATCACTGCCAGG CTCCACGAAGAGAATTTTGAAATCACCACTCTGCGCATTGACGTGGTGACGGACGGGCGGCACGCGGAGGTGGAGTTCACCACGGACTGGCACAAGGATGCTGAGAGGAGGGACCTCACTGTCAACTCCATGTTTTTGG gtttGGATGGGACACTCTATGATTTCTTTAATGGCTATGAAGacttgaaaaacaagaaaatcagaTTTGTGGGCAAGGCAGCTGAGAGAATACAAGAAGATTATTTAAGAATTCTGAGATACTTCAG atTTTATGGAAGAATTGCAGAGAAACCTGGAGATCATGAACCTATTACACTGGAAGCAATTAAAGAAAATGCCAAAGGCTTGGCTGGAATATCAGGAGAAAGGATTTGGGtggaactgaaaaaaattctgcttggAAACCATGTCAATCATTTGGTTCAGCTTATGTATGAGCTGGATATTGCCCAGTACATAG GGCTACCACTTGGTGGGAATTTAGAGGAATTTGCCAGAGTCAGTAAAAACATCCAAAACCTGTCTCCAAAACCCATGACTGTCCTGACATCCTTGTTCAAGGGGAAGGATGATGTCACAAACCTGGACCTGAGgctgaaaatctccaaggaaGAAAAGAACCTTGGCCTTTTCTTGGTGAAGCACAGGCAGGAATTAACCAAAGGCTCGGGGCCAGAACCACTCAGACCATACCAGGACTTCCTGATGGAT TCTAGGGAAGCCAACACCAACTCCAAGCTCTTTGAGCTGCTGAAGTACCaaggggaggagcagctgctgaaggagaTGCAGGAATGGGCTGTGCCCTCGTTCCCTGTCAGTGGCCACGACCTCAGGAAGATGGGGGTGTCCTCGGGGAAGGAGAttgggacagccctgcagcagctgcggGATGAGTGGAAAAAGAGCGGCTACCACATGGACAAAGAGGAACTGCTGAGCTGCCTCAAGAAGCTGTAG
- the IL5RA gene encoding interleukin-5 receptor subunit alpha has protein sequence MVPGLVGRCLAVPTHHPKMMASGMPAFLLLLWTTNTPQGAGVQVLPPVNFTLTVSALAQVLLQWEPNPAQEQNNSTIRYDVKILSPEPEEYDTSRTHSVRTAALHNGFCARVRTLLLQEGLQRGSDWVQGHLPPLPGAAETSVTNLSCVTHVTIPGNVSLHCSWLPGPGAPEDTKYFLFYRYETHTEECPTYSKDKWSRNIECRFSSTQIQPGEIDNLIVIHINGSSKRAAIKPFQQLFNQNAIEKVNIPRNISISLEQNDLLATWEKPISPFHEECFEYEFYLINLKSGNKQILSLSSSSFQLRVDASSRYSIRIRANLNHICRAPGVWSDWSAINYIGQNKLESSIAWILTLLCVSTSCTLLLVAILCQINHVWTKLFPPIPTPSNKFRDPFPIDYERARSCPSSTETEVGSLAEGFSCSVLDDSVF, from the exons atggtgccagggctggtgggccgatgcctggctgtgcccacccacCACCCAAAGATGATGGCCAGTGGGATGCCagctttcctgctcctcctctggaCAACAAACACACCTCAAGGTGCAGGAG tCCAGGTTTTGCCACCTGTTAACTTCACCCTCACAGTCTCTGCATTAGCACAAGTGCTGTTACAGTGGGAGCCAAACCCTGCTCAGGAACAAAACAACTCCACCATTAGGTACGATGTGAAAATCCTGAGCCCTGAGCCAGAAGag TATGACACCAGCAGGACCCACAGCGTGCGAACAGCGGCGCTTCACAACGGCTTCTGCGCCCGCGTGCGCaccttgctgctgcaggagggccTCCAGAGGGGCAGCGACtgggtgcagggacacctcccacctcTGCCAG gtgctgcagagacCTCTGTCACCAACCTGTCCTGTGTCACCCACGTCACCATCCCTGGCAATGTCTCTCTCCACTGCAGCTGGCTCCCTGGCCCAGGGGCTCCAGAGGACAccaaatatttcctcttttacAG GTAcgagacacacacagaggaatgTCCCACTTACAGCAAAGACAAGTGGAGCAGGAATATTGAGTGCAGGTTTTCAAGCACTCAGATTCAGCCTGGTGAGATTGACAACCTCATTGTCATTCACATTAATGGCTCCAGCAAACGTGCTGCAATCAAGCCTTTCCAGCAGTTATTTAACCAAAATGCCATCG aGAAAGTGAACATTCCCAGAAATATCAGCATATCCCTGGAGCAAAACGATCTCCTGGCCACGTGGGAGAAGCCAATTTCTCCTTTCCACGAGGAATGTTTTGAATATGAATTTTATCTCATCAACCTGAAGTCAGGTAACAAGCAG ATCCTGAGCCTCTCCTCCAGCAGTTTCCAGCTGAGGGTGGATGCCAGCAGCAGATATTCCATCAGGATCAGGGCCAACCTCAACCACATCTGCCGGGCCCCAGGAGTCTGGAGTGACTGGAGTGCCATCAATTACATTG GGCAAAATAAACTGGAGAGTTCCATAGCCTGGATTCtcactctgctctgtgtgtccaCGTCCTGCACGTTGCTGCTTGTTGCTATATTATGCCAAAT AAACCACGTTTGGACAAAACTGTTCCCACCAATCCCAACGCCCAGCAACAAATTCCGAGACCCTTTCCCAATTGACTATGAg agagcacggagctgccccagctccacgGAGACCGAGGTGGGCAGCCTGGCTGAAGGCTTCTCCTGCAGCGTCCTCGATGACTCCGTGTTCTGA